DNA sequence from the Callospermophilus lateralis isolate mCalLat2 chromosome 2, mCalLat2.hap1, whole genome shotgun sequence genome:
GAAGGTAACCTCAGTAGATAGtggattttattctttgaatgATGATCTAAGTTGGCATCTCAAAGGGTCAATTTAATTATAAGTTCTAGGAAAATTTCATTGTAGTTGATTTTCTCTAAAACACTGGGTCCATGGTTCTACAGTGACCAAAGTGAATTCTATACACAATGACCCCTTTAAGCAATCCCTCTGTAAGGCTCAGTAGAATTGTCTGCATTGCTCTGGAGAAAGCATTACTAACAGCATTACAGTGACTTTACTAGTCAACTCAGCTATAAAAGGGCCTCATCTCTAAACATACTGATCCCAATAAACATGTGTGCACTATCCTCAGTTTTCCTGAGATTGGGAGAGAGCGTTTAAAATGGAAGAGGCAAACCAGTCCATTGTGACCGAATTTGTCTTGCTGGGGCTGTCAGATCAGCCAAGACTGGAGAAAACATTCTTTGTGCTCATTCTGCTCACGTACCTGGTGATCCTGCTGGGCAATGGCATCCTCATCCTGGTGACCATCCTTGACTCCCATCTGCGCACGCCCATGTACTTTTTCCTGGGGAACCTGTCCTTCCTGGACATCTGCTACACAACCTCTTCCATTCCTCTGGTTTTAGATGGTTTCCTCACTCCCAGGAAACCCATTTCTTTCTCAGGCTGTGCCGTGCAGATGTTTCTCTCCTTTGCCATGGGGGCCACAGAGTGTGTGCTCCTGGGCATGATGGCTTTTGATCGCTACGTGGCCATCTGCAACCCCCTTAGGTACTCTGTGATCATGAGTAAGGCTGCCTATATGCCCATGGCCATCAGCTCCTGGGTGGCTGGTGGAACCAACTCTTTGGTGCAGATTTCTCTTGCAGTACAATTGCCCTTCTGTGGAGACAATGTCATCAACCACTTCACCTGTGAGATCTTGGCAGTCCTAAAGTTGGCCTGTGCCGACATCTCCATCAATGTGATCAGCATGGGGGTGGCCAATGTGATCTTCCTGGGGGTCCCAGTTCTGTTCATCCTTGTCTCCTACATCTTTATACTCTCCACCATCCTGAGAATCCCCTCAGCTGAGGGGCGGCGAAAGGCCTTCTCTACCTGCTCTGCTCATCTTACTGTGGTGGTAATTTTCTAtgggactattcttttcatgtatGCAAAGCCCAAATCAAAGGACCCCTTGGGAGCAGATAAGCAAGATATTTCAGACAAACTCATCTCCCTATTTTATGGAGTATTGACCCCCATGCTGAACCCCATCATCTATAGCCTCAGAAACAAGGATGTGAAGATTGCTGTAAAGAAACTGGTAAGTCAGGAATGCTTCCCTCCATGAAGGTGAGAGGTCCCCTGGGAAATGATCTGTGCTAAGCATAGACCTGCTCAATGATCccacacaatattttccaaactGTGACTGAGGACTGAATATCAACTCTTTAGAATGAAAATGATGATTACACTTAGAATCAAGGATAAGTGacgatttttaatttatttttataagtaagcaataaaatgcttTGTTAAAAAATAGACTTCTCTTTTATTCTTGTACAGACTAGTTGGCACATATAGGTACCATTTATGTTGTTTTCTGTTCATTCTACTTTACAATAGGCAGCATGACAATGTTAAAAAGTCATTAAATTAGTGCCTAAACTGAAAGCCAAGTGACTATTTTGGAAAATGATGGACAGAAAGACACATCCTGAATCACCTCATTTAACCTCTTTGTTctctttttaattatttcctgattTATATCTTAAAACCAATTTTGAGTAACTTTCCTTCTCTTACCATACACAGAGCACATCTGTTCCTAGCCAAATTCTCCAAGTAATTTGTCAATACTGGTCAAACTCTACATAATATGGACCAAGAAGACAACCTCTAGCTTTCTTCATTTAGATAAATCATTACAATGCTAAGATTAtattcagaatctctttattcccCTCCAGGATTTTTTGCTGCCATCCAGATCCTGATGGTCAAactcagttttctctctctcttcaggATCTGAGATTGGACAATGGAAATAATGGCTCACATGTGCTTATAATTATCCTTTTGGTTGAGACTATGGACTTTGGAGCCAGATTAACATGGAGTAATGCCTGTGTAACTTCAAGCATGTAGCAGAATTATTTAATCTTACAGTTCCTTGGGTTCCTGATTTGTGAAGTGGAAATAATTAAACCAACCCCATGGAGTCATTGTCAGGATTAGTGTGTACGTatgtaaaaacacacacacacacacacacacacacacacacacacacatacaaaaacaaatcacaGTTTCTGGCAAAGGGTAACCACCCAATTAATAAAggaacatttttattattaatgaaaCAAGTTAAATAACTTCTCCAAGGAAGTTTTATGACACTTGAAGATAGAGTTTCATACTATACTTTTAACTGGATCAGCAGATTTATCTTGTAGCACCTTTTGGGGTGAATTTCTACCCTATGAACCACAAATCTGTTTTGGGGGGGCATTTTTTCTAGCCTTTCCTCTTCTTCACGCCCAGGGCAAGTCACTCATGTTTATGCTGGGTGACCAATCTGATCCTTTCTGCTGGCTTTGGAGATTATCATTGGTCACTAGATCCACAGCGTGAAAATTTGGGGTCATGTGTGACATGTGGACtgtaagagaaaagaaagaggagagggcagggggaatGAGACAAAAGCAAAACCAAGTGACGATGGGGCATTCAGTGTGTTCCCagttcttcatttccattttttttcaaagtCATGGCCACGTTCACATTCCTGAACTTTGGCTTCTAAAGTACATTCCAATAATATTCTACTAGATTCTATTTTTTACAAAACTACATTAAGTTGATTTCTTGGGGGTGGGCAACAAAAGACACTAACTTAGAGAAATCAGTTCTGAAACAATTATTCTGAACTCGATATGCAGTACTTCTTGGAAGCTATGACTCCCTTCCTGCTACAGTGGCCTTATCCTCTCCGGATTCTATCACCTGTAAACTTAAACATGTCCAGGAAGTCTACATTCAGATCCTTGCCCTCCCAACTTAAAGCTGCACAACTCCATgtgtctttttcttttgagaagtctcAGGCACAGTCATCCTGAGGAAGTACTAGATATTTCAGGTCACTGCCACCTGTGCATATCCCTGGCTCTGGTTCCTTTCTCTCAGGGGACAGAGCAATAATCTATTTACAGCAGTACAGGAAGTCTGGCTTATCCCACCTCCTTAGCTGTCCCTTGTATTAGGTATATCTTCAAAGCCTCCCTTGGATAAACAACCAGATAGTTGATGTCACCCAACATCTATCATTAGTACAATGACCACAGTAGCCAAGGTTGCAGAAAACCATGGGAAAAACAGCAGGGGCTTTCACTCACAAAGGTTAATATAGCTACTTCAGCAGCTAAACATCTGAACTTCCAGCAACAGAGACCAACACTCATTTGAAGAGACTAATTAGTGGCTTGCTGATAAGTTGATTGCCTTACATTATTTCCATTCTGAAAGGGGCAGTGATTCACCTTGACTGAAATCAACAGTTTTTGGAATACAGGTTGTCTGTCCGCTTTTCAGGGCTTTAAGCCAACACCACCATCCAGATGTTCACAGAAGGTTTGATCTAATGACGTGGGATCCTACATAGCATCTCATCAGATCAAAGGACTCATTTAACAAAGTAGGCATGGAAGAGAGCTCAGGATGATCCTTCTATATATTGTACCATCCAGAAGTTGCTGGCCCAAGAGAGTGACATAAAGGACTTTTGAAAGCACAGCTGAGATACCAGTTAAGAGACAATACCCTGTGAGAATGGGGCACCTTCTCCCAGAATGCAGTTTGTACCCTAAATCTTTGACCGTTCATGCTGCTGTGTTCctaataggtaaaatatatggctTTAGGGCAATAACAAAAGTAACCCTGATTCCTATCACTTCTAATGACCTGTTGGGGTATTTGTGCTTCCCTTTTCAGCAACTTTAGGCTTTGCAGATCTAAGGAtcctctttcccagagaagaattGACTCCATCAGGGGACACAGAAAGAATCCTATTATACTTTCTCAAGATATGACTTAAGTAACTTAAATTTTGCCCATTACCCATTAAGGCAccgttcaatgatttttattttttagttgttgatggaccttttatttatttatttatttatttatttatttatttatttatttatttatatgtggtgctgagaattgaacccagtgcctcacacatgctaggaaagagctctaccactgagccacaaccccagcccagttcaAAGATTTTTATTAAATCTACACAGTTGTACAATCATCACCAACAACCAATTTAGAACATTTACATTACTTCAAAAAGTTCCCTCATGCCCATTTACAGTCAATACTTACCTCTAACCTTAGGCAATTACTAATTTActtatttctagaaatatttgctTTTTCTAGAAATGTcagataattaaaatcatatatagtcttttgtgtctgttttttgtatgttttctctTTTGACATTACATTTGTGAGACTCATCCAGTGGTAACATATATCAATAATTTGCCCTTTTTATTGTAAAGTACTATTTTATTGTATGGATATATTACCTTGTGTTTATCTATTTGTCCATTAATGAATATTTGGATTATTCTTAGTTTGGGGCTATTATACATAATGTTGCTGTAAACATTTACATACACAATCTTTTGTGAAATTAGTGCTTCAAATGGTAAGAATTGTTTAactccaggaaacctctgaactgatttccaaagtggttgtatctttttaaatttccacAAACAATGTATAACTGTTTCTCCACATCTCCCCCAGCAAGTGGTGTTATCAGCCTTTTGATGTAGCTCTTATATATAATGTACTAGTAaatcattgtagttttaatttgcattttcatgaTAGCAGCTGATATTAAGCATCTCTCCATGTGCTTATTAGCCATTCATGCATCTATCCTTTTTGATATATTTCAACTTGATGGTTTGTCTTTTTATTATCAAGCTACATATATGAGTTCTTTAGATATCCGGGATGCAAGTCCTTCAACACATATATAATTTGCCAATTGTTTTCTTTtcactttatttataaatatctcagtcttcttttcattttattatgatgtcatttgaagaacaaaaaaaattaagattgggagccatctcattacaaagtcatgaaaagttaatttctgttttactatgaATTACTGCTatttctaaacttgtttggaattcctgcctgtgccttgaactcacccatgcctggctttccctgaacagataacagccctctctgaaacctcagtggcaccacataaattctgatgttgagaatctaaatttatttcctaccttgaaatgttaaatgtagatcattaacctactatctgcctttgtattatgtttgtcaaaatcctgttatctgtaagttctcaagagacccctctttgcattttttttgtgctataaaactgtgTTCCTAGAGAGCTGGGGTACTGATCTCTAGCCCTGGGTTTTTGggagagacagtcctggccagctcCAGTGTACaaatacaagcttgctttaatttgattcaaaattggagtcagtggtcttttctttgtgtcgTGGTTTAACACCcaactcttcaacaaatggtgctggaagaactggaaatccatatgcagcaaaatgaaaataaacccgtatctctcaccatgcacaaaactcaattcaaagtggatcaaggacctaggaattagaccagagacctgtgcctaatagaggaaaaagtaggcccaaatcttcatcacattggattaggccctggcttccttaacaagactcctaaagcacaagaaataaaaatcaagaattaataaataagatagattcaaactaaaaagcttcttctcagcaaaagaaacaattgaggtgaagagagagcctacattttgggagcaaatttttaccacacacacatgtcagataaagcactaatctctaggatacataaagaactaaaaaaacttaacatctaaaaataaaacaacctaatcaacaaatgggctaaggagctgaacagacagttctcagaagaagatatacattctatcaacaaatatatgaaaaaatgttcaaaatctctagtaattagagaaatgcaaatcaaaactactctaagatttcatttcattccagtcagaatgacatttatcaagaatacaaacaataataaatgttggtgaggatgcatGGGAGAAGGCACACTCATTAAgtgttgatgggactgcaaattggtgcaaccaatatggaaagcagtatggagattccttagaaaacctggaatggaaccaccatttgatccagttatccctctcctcggtttatgcccaagggacttaaaaacatcataccacagtgatgcagccacatcaatgtttgtagcagcacaattcacgatggctaaactgtggaagcaacctaggtgctctttaatatatgaatggataaagaaatggtggcatatatatacaatagaatattactcagcattaaaaagagaaaaatattatggcatttgcaagtaaatggatggagttggagagtagcatgctaagagaaataagccaattccacttatctgctctgataagtggatgttgaacaatgggaaaaatggaggaactttgattgggcaagtgGGGAGGGAGAAAAGAGGAGGGGATATGGAGGCAGGAaaaatggtggaatatgatgaatATTActaccctaggtacatatatgattgcACATATAGTACAATGCTACATTGGTTCAGAGAAatcaaaagttgtgctgcaattgtgtacaatgaatcaaaatgcattctactaatagataaacctaattaaaataaaatatatttttaaaaagagtaagtCTTAAAGAGTACAATATGCTGTCTAAAAGaagcattttaaatataaagtCATAAATAAGTTGAAAGTAAAAGGATGAAAATATGTCAAACAAACAGATGAAGGGTTATCTTAATATCATAAAAAGTAGACTTAAAACAGTGTTAAGagagataaaaatgaacattaataaTGGTGAAGTGTCAACTAATTAGTAAGACATAAAAGTCATAAGTGTATAGTCAGCTAATAACTGAAAAATCAAAATACATGGAACAAAAATTGAAGTAATTACtataaatcacaaaaaaaaaagttttaaaaattgaaataattagAAAAGAAATTGTTCCACAGTTAAGAATTGATATTTTTCATAGACTTTTGTCAGAAAttgataaaacagaaaaaaattcaatGGGGACATGAAGGAGCTGAAGAACACTACCAGTCACTTTGACCTAAAATCATGACATAcaactacagaaaaaaaattctactcAAGTGcatatggcaaaatcatagatgtAAAATATTACTAGTCCATAGGGTATCTCAATACATTTTGAAAAGATTAAAATCCTACAGAGTATATTCTCCAATTACAATATAATCATATTAGTGATTACTAAAAGTATGCTACCTAGAAAAAAATGCACAAATATTTAGAGTTAAAAACACTACTTactgggctggggtggtggctcagcggtagagcgctggcctagcacgtgcgaatccctgggtttaatcctaagcactacataaaaataaataaacagaataaagatatttttaaaaaacactactTACTAACTCTTAGTTCAAAGAAGAGACAGTAGAAGAGataagaaatattttgaattaaattataaaaaaaagtaagtaaacatatcaaaatttctgtgatatatataatgcAGTGCTTAGAGGAAATGCTAAAGCCTTAAATATGCCCAAAATCTAGGATCTAAGTTTTCTCTTTAAgataagctagaaaaaaaaagcaaagctatagtagaaaaaggaaataaaaataacaataaaaataatgaaatagaaaagagaCAATAGAAAGTATTAACAAATCCAAATGTGTTTTATTAAAAAGCAATAAAGTTGATAAATCCCTAGTAAAAAtaattgaaagagagagagaacataagTTATCAAAATAGGGAATGAAAACAAAATGTCACTATAAATTTCataaacattaaaataataataaaaatattattaattattttaagataataagttttacaatttaaataaaatgccAAAATCCCCTAAAAATACAATTTACTAAAGCTATCAAAGTATGAAATAGGAAATATAAATATCCCTTTATTACCAAAGAaatcaaatttatttataaaccaaaaccaaaaagaaaGCTTCAGGCTTATATGGCTTTTCTGGTGAATTATATCAAGCAATTAATAAAGAAATCATACAAATCCTGGACAAAATATAGAGATGGGAAT
Encoded proteins:
- the LOC143385672 gene encoding olfactory receptor 13C7-like, which codes for MEEANQSIVTEFVLLGLSDQPRLEKTFFVLILLTYLVILLGNGILILVTILDSHLRTPMYFFLGNLSFLDICYTTSSIPLVLDGFLTPRKPISFSGCAVQMFLSFAMGATECVLLGMMAFDRYVAICNPLRYSVIMSKAAYMPMAISSWVAGGTNSLVQISLAVQLPFCGDNVINHFTCEILAVLKLACADISINVISMGVANVIFLGVPVLFILVSYIFILSTILRIPSAEGRRKAFSTCSAHLTVVVIFYGTILFMYAKPKSKDPLGADKQDISDKLISLFYGVLTPMLNPIIYSLRNKDVKIAVKKLVSQECFPP